The Nesterenkonia xinjiangensis genome contains a region encoding:
- a CDS encoding ABC transporter substrate-binding protein, with product MPLHREGRTRSSTGGHGPTRRRFIALAGISAAGALAACTGEPTGTTHLRLSSWNIPLDLESYQQMADEFVADHPGTSVAVEVTTGQFHQWFITRLAADLAPDIIRITPQQIGRYAANGSLVDLSSAIPGSYRQDYSDAFWAIGDREDGLYGVFQHTDNFITYYRHDVMETIGVTPPGRLQDAWTWQEFLEIAEEARKVTGGYGFGYGWTGPETAYRWMPLIHQNGGTFLGDDGETPSMDTPEAIEALSFGRRWYADGLVSPGNMAKSGGGDVARNLFLTGQIGLMLNNPESIAQLDEEMPDEWGTTYMIRNSQEASDLGGNALAVTRSSKHPELAAELVAHITSREKVITFCQHGNWLPARASLDADDIGYSAHPETMQRFIDQGSTIPIEMVRAQTGRFFSSLNAVFADFLDLCFLGELSPDETARQMMEAMESVTDQ from the coding sequence ATGCCCCTGCACCGAGAAGGACGGACGCGATCATCGACAGGGGGTCATGGACCGACCCGGCGGCGGTTCATCGCGCTCGCCGGCATCTCCGCAGCCGGCGCCCTGGCCGCCTGCACCGGCGAACCCACCGGGACGACCCACCTGAGACTCTCGTCCTGGAACATCCCTCTGGACCTCGAGTCCTACCAGCAGATGGCCGACGAGTTCGTCGCCGACCACCCCGGGACCTCCGTCGCCGTCGAGGTGACCACCGGTCAGTTCCACCAGTGGTTCATCACCCGGCTGGCAGCCGACCTGGCCCCGGACATCATCCGCATCACGCCCCAGCAGATCGGACGATACGCCGCCAACGGCAGCCTGGTGGACCTCTCCTCGGCGATCCCAGGCAGCTATCGGCAGGACTACTCGGACGCGTTCTGGGCCATCGGGGACCGGGAGGACGGCCTCTACGGCGTCTTCCAGCACACCGACAACTTCATCACCTACTACAGGCATGACGTGATGGAGACGATCGGCGTCACCCCGCCGGGAAGGCTCCAGGACGCCTGGACGTGGCAGGAGTTCCTCGAGATCGCCGAGGAGGCCAGGAAGGTCACCGGCGGCTACGGGTTCGGCTACGGCTGGACAGGGCCAGAGACCGCCTACCGGTGGATGCCTCTCATCCACCAGAACGGCGGCACGTTCCTGGGCGACGACGGCGAGACACCTTCCATGGACACGCCGGAGGCGATCGAGGCGCTCTCGTTCGGGCGGCGCTGGTACGCCGACGGACTGGTCTCCCCGGGGAACATGGCCAAGTCCGGTGGCGGGGACGTCGCACGGAACCTCTTCCTGACCGGCCAGATCGGCCTCATGCTCAACAACCCGGAGTCCATCGCTCAGCTGGACGAGGAGATGCCGGACGAGTGGGGCACCACGTACATGATCAGGAACTCCCAGGAGGCCTCCGACCTCGGAGGAAACGCATTGGCCGTCACACGCTCGTCCAAGCACCCTGAGCTCGCGGCCGAGCTGGTCGCCCACATCACGAGTCGCGAGAAGGTCATCACGTTCTGCCAGCACGGGAACTGGCTCCCCGCACGCGCCTCGCTCGACGCCGATGACATCGGATACTCCGCCCACCCGGAGACGATGCAGCGGTTCATCGACCAGGGCTCGACCATCCCGATCGAGATGGTCCGCGCCCAGACAGGGCGCTTCTTCAGCTCCCTGAACGCCGTATTCGCCGACTTCCTCGACCTGTGCTTCCTCGGTGAGCTCTCACCGGACGAGACGGCCCGACAGATGATGGAGGCGATGGAGAGTGTCACTGATCAGTGA
- a CDS encoding sugar ABC transporter permease, with product MFIAPAAVLFLTFALLPIIIAVTLSFQETTALGGGDWVGLDNYATMTQDRLLMTALTNTLVFTVGTVPTSMGIGLALAVALNRNLPGRSILRAAFFVPMVAAGVVVGVVMSWIFHGDYGVVNNLLAALGGDRAPWLTSPQLAMFTLIAVVVWTRIGFCMVIYLGALQSVPTELQEAATVDGASAWTRFRSITWPLLGPTTWILLILNVVFSIQAFDVIYVMTGGGPGFSTTVLIQYIFRSAFADARMGYAAALGLLLVAILLVFTVLRQRAARRAEEIA from the coding sequence GTGTTCATCGCCCCGGCGGCGGTGCTGTTCCTGACCTTCGCGCTGCTGCCGATCATCATCGCGGTGACGCTCAGCTTCCAGGAGACCACGGCACTCGGAGGCGGTGACTGGGTGGGCCTGGACAACTACGCGACGATGACGCAGGACCGCCTCCTGATGACCGCGCTGACGAACACGCTCGTGTTCACCGTCGGAACCGTCCCGACCTCCATGGGGATCGGACTGGCGCTCGCCGTCGCGCTCAACCGAAACCTCCCGGGACGATCGATCCTCCGAGCCGCGTTCTTCGTCCCGATGGTCGCCGCCGGCGTCGTGGTCGGCGTCGTGATGTCCTGGATATTCCATGGCGACTACGGGGTCGTCAACAACCTCCTCGCAGCTCTCGGAGGCGACCGGGCACCCTGGCTCACCTCGCCGCAGCTGGCCATGTTCACGCTCATCGCCGTCGTCGTCTGGACGCGCATCGGATTCTGCATGGTGATCTATCTGGGCGCCCTGCAGTCGGTGCCCACCGAGCTCCAGGAGGCCGCGACGGTGGACGGGGCGTCCGCCTGGACCCGCTTCCGCAGCATCACCTGGCCCCTGCTCGGCCCGACGACCTGGATCCTCCTCATCCTGAACGTGGTGTTCTCCATCCAGGCCTTTGACGTCATCTACGTCATGACAGGAGGCGGGCCCGGATTCTCCACGACAGTGCTGATCCAGTACATCTTCCGGTCGGCATTCGCCGACGCCCGCATGGGATACGCCGCGGCACTCGGCCTGCTCCTCGTGGCGATCCTCCTGGTGTTCACCGTCCTGAGACAACGTGCCGCACGACGCGCAGAGGAGATCGCATGA
- a CDS encoding carbohydrate ABC transporter permease translates to MRTGDPRTSRRRRRWALTAALTALAVVMVFPIYWMAVTAFTPGGQSQSQEPYLWPTESTTQNFTEVFTEQPVWQWLGNSLFIAGLGTALSVCVSLGAGYALAKFRFWGRGVIYASFLVTIMMPIQVTLVPAFLIVARMGLVDSPWAVILPTLFDVVGIFIARQYMLGLPDALLEAARLDGAGEFTTFMKVVLPTCGPLVGVLVILGFMTRWNDFLWPLVVLQGNENLTVPVGLSTLTNNPAFSSPWGAVMAVATVTVLPLLAVFLIFQRQFVQGIANTGIK, encoded by the coding sequence ATGAGAACCGGCGACCCCAGAACCAGCCGTCGCAGACGCCGCTGGGCCCTGACGGCAGCCCTGACGGCGCTGGCCGTCGTCATGGTGTTCCCCATCTACTGGATGGCCGTCACCGCCTTCACGCCTGGGGGACAGTCCCAGTCCCAGGAGCCCTACCTGTGGCCCACGGAGTCCACCACGCAGAACTTCACCGAGGTCTTCACCGAGCAACCCGTCTGGCAGTGGCTCGGGAACTCGCTGTTCATCGCAGGGCTGGGCACCGCACTCAGCGTCTGTGTCTCCCTGGGAGCCGGCTACGCCCTCGCGAAGTTCCGCTTCTGGGGTCGGGGCGTCATCTACGCGTCCTTCCTGGTGACGATCATGATGCCCATCCAGGTGACGCTGGTCCCCGCCTTCCTCATCGTCGCCCGCATGGGCCTGGTCGACTCTCCGTGGGCGGTGATCCTGCCGACCCTGTTCGACGTCGTCGGCATCTTCATCGCCAGGCAGTACATGCTCGGCCTTCCCGACGCGCTGTTGGAAGCCGCGAGGCTCGACGGCGCCGGCGAGTTCACGACGTTCATGAAGGTGGTGCTGCCCACCTGCGGACCTCTGGTCGGCGTGCTGGTCATCCTCGGCTTCATGACCCGATGGAACGACTTCCTCTGGCCCCTGGTGGTGCTGCAGGGCAATGAGAACCTCACCGTGCCGGTGGGACTGTCCACGCTGACCAACAATCCTGCCTTCAGCTCCCCGTGGGGTGCGGTGATGGCCGTGGCCACGGTGACGGTCCTGCCGCTGCTGGCGGTGTTCCTGATCTTCCAACGGCAGTTCGTCCAGGGGATCGCCAACACCGGGATCAAGTGA
- a CDS encoding Gfo/Idh/MocA family protein: MVGAGNISGQYLKTISRLDALELTAVADLDLSRAEAVATAHGAVTEDLDGLLGRADVDVVLNLTVPQAHAQVSSAAIRAGKGVYVEKPFAADVAAGREVLNQARRAQVVIGSAPDTVLGSGVQTARAALDAGRIGTPTSATATLIIPGHEAWHPNPDFYYQPGGGPLMDMGPYYLTALVTLLGPVQQVIGAASALRDERIIGSGPRTGERIPVTTPSHVTGALVHAGGAVSTVVMSFDGAATHAAPIEIQGTEGALAVPDPNHFDGTVSLARRGAPWQELPVSAGYRGASRGYGIADLLWSGAWDGDPRKGRSQGELGLHVLEVMEGLLASAESGRAVVMTTTVKRPEPVPLSSG, translated from the coding sequence ATGGTCGGTGCGGGGAACATCAGCGGCCAGTACCTGAAGACCATCAGTCGACTGGACGCTCTCGAGCTCACGGCCGTCGCCGACCTGGACCTGAGCCGGGCCGAGGCGGTGGCCACCGCCCACGGCGCGGTGACGGAGGACCTGGACGGGCTGCTCGGCCGTGCCGACGTCGACGTCGTGCTCAATCTGACGGTCCCTCAGGCCCATGCCCAGGTGTCCTCGGCGGCGATCCGCGCGGGCAAGGGTGTGTACGTGGAGAAGCCCTTCGCGGCCGACGTCGCGGCCGGGCGCGAGGTGCTCAACCAGGCGCGCCGGGCGCAGGTGGTGATTGGCAGCGCCCCGGACACCGTGCTGGGCAGCGGCGTGCAGACCGCCCGTGCCGCGCTCGACGCCGGCCGCATCGGCACCCCGACGAGCGCCACGGCCACGCTGATCATCCCCGGGCACGAGGCCTGGCACCCGAACCCGGACTTCTACTACCAGCCCGGCGGCGGGCCCCTGATGGACATGGGCCCCTACTACCTCACCGCCCTGGTCACCCTGCTGGGGCCGGTGCAGCAGGTGATCGGCGCGGCCAGCGCCCTGCGGGACGAACGCATCATCGGTTCCGGTCCACGCACCGGCGAGCGCATCCCGGTGACGACGCCGAGCCACGTCACCGGGGCCCTCGTCCACGCCGGCGGCGCCGTCTCCACTGTGGTGATGAGCTTCGACGGCGCCGCCACCCACGCGGCGCCGATCGAGATCCAGGGCACGGAGGGGGCGCTGGCGGTGCCGGACCCGAACCACTTCGACGGAACGGTCTCCCTGGCCCGCAGAGGAGCCCCGTGGCAGGAGCTGCCGGTCTCCGCCGGTTACCGGGGAGCCTCCCGGGGGTACGGGATCGCTGACCTGCTCTGGTCCGGCGCCTGGGACGGGGACCCCCGGAAGGGCCGGTCCCAGGGCGAACTGGGCCTCCACGTGCTGGAGGTCATGGAGGGGTTGCTGGCCTCTGCCGAGTCGGGCCGCGCCGTCGTCATGACCACCACGGTGAAGCGCCCGGAGCCGGTCCCGCTCAGCTCCGGATGA
- a CDS encoding ThuA domain-containing protein, with protein MTKRALIVRGGWEGHQPVEATELFLPFLRQNGYDCQVHDSPAVYAEEDTMSGVDLIVQCMTMSTIEKDQVQGLRAAVAAGAGLAGWHGGIADSYRSSDAYLQLIGGQFAHHPPVPPAERTGEQSDFYIPYRVDILPEAQDHPITRGLESFELVTEQYWVLHDDLIDVLATTTLPRRSFDEWERPHVNPAIWTRRWGKGRIFVSTPGHRVEVLEHPSVRTIIERGMLWASR; from the coding sequence ATGACCAAGAGAGCGCTCATCGTCCGGGGCGGCTGGGAGGGCCACCAGCCTGTGGAGGCCACCGAGCTCTTCCTGCCGTTCCTGAGGCAGAACGGCTACGACTGCCAGGTGCACGACTCCCCGGCGGTGTACGCCGAGGAGGACACGATGTCCGGGGTGGACCTGATCGTGCAGTGCATGACCATGTCCACCATCGAGAAGGACCAGGTCCAGGGGCTGCGGGCCGCCGTCGCCGCAGGTGCCGGGCTGGCCGGCTGGCACGGAGGCATCGCGGACTCGTATCGGAGCAGCGACGCCTACCTGCAGCTCATCGGCGGGCAGTTCGCCCACCATCCGCCCGTGCCCCCGGCCGAACGCACCGGGGAGCAGTCGGACTTCTACATCCCCTACCGCGTGGACATCCTGCCTGAGGCGCAGGACCACCCGATCACCCGCGGCCTGGAGAGCTTCGAGCTGGTCACCGAACAGTACTGGGTGCTCCATGACGACCTGATCGACGTGCTGGCCACCACCACCCTGCCGCGCCGCAGCTTCGATGAGTGGGAGCGCCCCCATGTGAATCCGGCGATCTGGACCCGCCGGTGGGGGAAGGGGAGGATCTTCGTCTCCACCCCCGGCCATCGGGTGGAGGTCCTGGAGCACCCCAGTGTGCGCACCATCATTGAGCGGGGGATGCTGTGGGCCAGCCGGTGA
- a CDS encoding Gfo/Idh/MocA family protein produces the protein MPEPVRIAIIGHAFMGAAHAHAWRTAPRFFDLPRQPEATLLVGRDEARTQAAADRLGIPEIATDWRSAVTRPDIDVVDICTPGDTHAAIAEAALAAGKHVLCEKPLANSVAEAESMAAAAAQAAQRGVRTFCGFSYRRTPALALARRFVEEGRLGEIRHVRAQYLQDWLSDADAPLTWRLDKETAGSGALGDIGAHSVDAAQWVSGQHIEGVSALMHTFVTSRPVSGSSQGLGGAGDLSGERGPVTVDDAAAFTARFSGGAVGVFEATRFALGRRNANRLEINGSKGSVAFDFERMNQLEYFDGGDPQEAQGFRTIHVTDAVHPYTDHWWPVGHGLGYGDLFVHQVADVLTALDTEEPARPDFQEALDVQRVLHAVEASAADASRYTPVAR, from the coding sequence GTGCCCGAACCAGTGCGGATCGCCATCATCGGTCATGCCTTCATGGGTGCCGCCCACGCCCATGCGTGGCGCACGGCGCCGCGCTTCTTCGATCTGCCCCGGCAGCCCGAGGCCACGCTGCTCGTCGGGCGGGACGAGGCACGCACCCAGGCTGCCGCCGACCGCCTGGGCATCCCCGAGATCGCGACCGACTGGCGGTCCGCCGTGACCCGGCCGGACATCGACGTCGTCGACATCTGCACTCCCGGAGACACCCATGCGGCGATCGCCGAGGCGGCGCTGGCCGCCGGCAAGCACGTGCTCTGCGAGAAGCCGCTGGCGAACTCCGTGGCCGAGGCGGAATCGATGGCGGCCGCCGCGGCCCAGGCCGCCCAGCGCGGGGTCCGCACCTTCTGCGGATTCAGCTACCGCCGCACCCCCGCCCTGGCGCTGGCCCGACGCTTCGTGGAGGAGGGTCGTCTCGGGGAGATTCGACACGTCCGGGCCCAATACCTGCAGGACTGGCTCTCCGACGCCGATGCCCCGCTGACCTGGAGGCTGGACAAGGAGACCGCGGGCAGCGGGGCGCTGGGCGACATCGGCGCCCACTCCGTCGACGCCGCGCAATGGGTCAGCGGCCAGCACATCGAGGGTGTCTCAGCACTGATGCACACCTTCGTGACCTCCCGTCCGGTCTCCGGCTCATCCCAGGGGCTCGGAGGCGCGGGGGACCTGTCCGGGGAGCGGGGCCCGGTCACCGTCGACGACGCCGCCGCCTTCACCGCTCGATTCTCCGGCGGGGCCGTCGGAGTCTTCGAGGCCACCCGGTTCGCGCTCGGCCGACGCAACGCCAACCGCCTGGAGATCAACGGCAGCAAGGGATCGGTGGCCTTCGACTTCGAGCGGATGAACCAGCTCGAGTACTTCGACGGCGGGGACCCCCAAGAGGCCCAGGGGTTCCGCACCATCCATGTCACCGACGCCGTCCACCCGTACACGGACCACTGGTGGCCTGTCGGGCACGGACTGGGCTACGGGGACCTCTTCGTCCACCAGGTGGCCGATGTGCTCACCGCCCTGGACACGGAGGAGCCTGCCCGGCCGGACTTCCAGGAGGCGCTGGACGTGCAGCGAGTCCTCCATGCGGTGGAGGCCAGCGCGGCTGATGCCAGCCGCTACACGCCCGTGGCCCGCTGA
- a CDS encoding ArsR/SmtB family transcription factor: MADVFKALADPTRRAILDGLTENEEQTLFEICSRLYATQRLSSSRQAISQHISVLEESGLVETSRRGRYKLHRINTAPLEPIVTRWLRPTTPAPTADTPETPPPTPEENP; this comes from the coding sequence ATGGCCGACGTCTTCAAAGCCCTCGCCGACCCCACGCGCCGGGCGATACTCGACGGACTCACGGAGAACGAGGAGCAGACGCTGTTCGAGATCTGTTCGCGGCTCTACGCGACCCAGCGGCTGAGCTCCTCGCGACAGGCGATCTCCCAGCACATCTCCGTACTCGAGGAGTCCGGCCTGGTGGAGACCTCCCGCCGGGGCCGCTACAAGCTCCACCGCATCAACACGGCGCCGCTGGAGCCGATCGTGACGCGCTGGCTGCGACCGACAACGCCGGCCCCGACTGCCGACACGCCAGAGACACCCCCACCCACACCCGAGGAGAACCCCTGA
- a CDS encoding VOC family protein, whose protein sequence is MRLHQFSVLVDDQDTARTFYTEILGFQVRHDIPMGEARWLTVVSPEDPDGTELVLEPSMHPAVPPFKEALVADGIPFTSFAVDDVHAEHARLTGLGVAFTQPPMDVGPAIMAVLDDTCGNLIQLLQHKT, encoded by the coding sequence ATGAGACTCCACCAGTTCAGCGTCCTGGTCGACGACCAAGACACGGCACGCACGTTCTACACCGAGATCCTGGGCTTCCAGGTGCGCCATGACATTCCGATGGGCGAGGCGCGGTGGCTGACCGTCGTCTCTCCGGAGGACCCCGACGGCACCGAGCTGGTCCTCGAGCCCAGCATGCATCCGGCCGTCCCTCCCTTCAAGGAAGCCCTGGTGGCCGACGGCATCCCCTTCACGTCCTTCGCCGTGGACGACGTCCACGCGGAGCACGCGCGCCTCACCGGCCTGGGCGTGGCGTTCACCCAACCCCCGATGGACGTCGGCCCGGCCATCATGGCGGTGCTGGACGACACCTGCGGCAATCTCATCCAGCTCCTCCAGCACAAGACGTGA
- the galK gene encoding galactokinase → MNQQDDRVRAQALQSGFREVFGQDPDGVWAAPGRVNLIGEHTDYNEGFVLPFALPQSTYVAARRRSDGQVRVHSLFTEETAEFALEGLRPGSVDGWAAYVAGMCWGLREADVAVVGVDLLIDSTVPHGAGLSSSAALECSVGLAVVELSGTVLEPLALARIAQRVENDFVGMPCGLMDQMISMLGEAGHAVLFDTRSLTPTLVPLAPTGDAEVLVIDTRAPHRLVDGEYAERRRQCEEAADALGVTSLRELSDTETEVAELLAPLTDETLRRRARHVITENRRVSEAVALLRDGDLAAVGERMRGSHLSLRDDYEVTVPEIDLAFDVVSGAGVLGARITGGGFGGCVIALAPLGVHQQVEEAVTAAFAEAGFSAPAVFRAPPADGARRVL, encoded by the coding sequence GTGAACCAGCAGGACGACCGCGTCCGGGCACAGGCGCTGCAGAGCGGCTTCCGGGAGGTCTTCGGCCAGGATCCCGACGGCGTCTGGGCCGCACCAGGCCGGGTGAACCTGATCGGCGAGCACACGGACTACAACGAGGGTTTCGTGCTGCCCTTCGCCCTTCCGCAGTCCACCTATGTGGCCGCTCGTCGGCGCAGCGACGGCCAGGTACGGGTGCATTCGCTCTTCACCGAGGAGACTGCGGAGTTCGCCCTGGAGGGCCTGCGCCCGGGCAGTGTGGACGGTTGGGCCGCCTATGTGGCCGGCATGTGCTGGGGCCTGCGCGAGGCCGACGTCGCCGTCGTCGGCGTGGATCTGCTGATCGACTCGACGGTGCCGCACGGGGCCGGGCTGTCCTCCTCGGCGGCGCTGGAGTGCTCGGTGGGGTTGGCCGTCGTCGAGCTTTCCGGTACCGTGCTGGAGCCGCTGGCGCTGGCGCGCATCGCCCAGCGGGTGGAGAACGACTTCGTCGGCATGCCCTGCGGGCTGATGGATCAGATGATCTCGATGCTCGGCGAGGCCGGGCATGCGGTGCTCTTCGACACGCGCTCGCTGACGCCGACCCTGGTGCCGTTGGCGCCGACGGGCGACGCAGAGGTGCTGGTGATCGACACCCGCGCCCCGCACCGGCTGGTGGACGGCGAGTACGCCGAGCGCCGTCGGCAGTGTGAGGAGGCCGCGGACGCGCTCGGCGTGACGTCCCTGCGGGAGCTCAGCGACACCGAGACTGAGGTGGCGGAGCTGCTGGCACCGCTGACCGATGAGACGCTGCGGCGTCGTGCCCGGCATGTCATCACCGAGAATCGCCGGGTCTCCGAGGCCGTGGCGCTGCTGCGCGACGGAGACCTCGCCGCCGTGGGGGAGCGGATGCGTGGCTCCCATCTCTCCTTGCGGGACGACTACGAGGTGACCGTCCCAGAGATCGACCTGGCGTTCGACGTCGTCTCCGGCGCCGGGGTGCTCGGCGCCCGGATCACCGGTGGGGGCTTCGGCGGCTGTGTGATCGCCCTGGCACCGCTGGGCGTGCACCAACAGGTCGAGGAGGCCGTGACGGCCGCCTTCGCCGAGGCCGGCTTCAGCGCCCCTGCGGTCTTCCGGGCGCCCCCGGCCGACGGGGCCCGCAGGGTGCTGTGA
- the galT gene encoding galactose-1-phosphate uridylyltransferase yields the protein MNRTQATLADGREIFFYDDVPRTRTVHDTRDIVRPDGGSELRWDAYLGEWVAVAAARQHRTHKPATALCPLCPTTDERATEIPQDDYDVVVFENRFPSLAGGPELPLDKPEQALAAGEDLTALRHPGAGRCEVVCFTPEHTTSLAQLDPRRLRTVVDAWADRTAALLALPEVDQVYCFENRGEEIGVTLHHPHGQIYGYPFPTPRTARMLESARATRKATGEDLFARTLAAEQAAGERIISRTEHWTAFVPAWARWPVEIHLMPHRAVRTLPELSDAERDDFAALYLDILQRGDRLFGTALPYISGWQQAPASAGDTDFRLHLQLFSIRRAENKLKYLAGSESGVGVFINDIPPEQIAQRLRESGGTT from the coding sequence GTGAACAGAACCCAGGCCACCCTCGCCGACGGCCGCGAGATCTTCTTCTACGACGACGTACCCCGCACCCGAACCGTTCACGACACCCGAGACATCGTCCGCCCCGACGGAGGCTCCGAGCTGCGCTGGGACGCCTACCTGGGGGAATGGGTGGCGGTGGCCGCGGCGCGCCAGCACCGCACGCACAAGCCGGCCACGGCCCTGTGCCCGCTGTGCCCGACCACCGACGAGCGGGCCACCGAGATCCCGCAGGACGACTATGACGTCGTCGTCTTCGAGAATCGGTTCCCCTCGCTGGCCGGAGGCCCGGAGCTGCCGCTGGACAAACCCGAGCAGGCGCTCGCCGCCGGGGAGGACCTCACCGCGCTGCGGCACCCGGGGGCGGGACGCTGCGAGGTCGTCTGCTTCACCCCGGAGCACACCACCTCGCTGGCCCAGCTGGATCCGCGCAGGCTGCGCACCGTCGTCGACGCCTGGGCGGATCGCACCGCCGCGCTGCTGGCGCTGCCCGAAGTGGATCAGGTCTACTGCTTCGAGAACCGGGGCGAGGAGATCGGCGTGACGCTGCATCACCCGCACGGGCAGATCTACGGGTACCCCTTCCCCACCCCGCGCACCGCCCGGATGCTCGAGTCCGCGCGGGCCACGCGGAAGGCCACCGGGGAGGACCTCTTCGCCCGGACTCTGGCCGCTGAGCAGGCTGCGGGGGAGCGCATCATCTCCCGCACCGAGCACTGGACGGCGTTCGTGCCCGCTTGGGCGCGCTGGCCGGTGGAGATCCACCTCATGCCCCACCGGGCGGTGCGCACCCTCCCGGAGCTCTCCGATGCCGAGCGCGATGACTTCGCCGCCCTCTACCTGGACATCCTGCAGCGCGGGGACCGGCTCTTCGGCACGGCCCTGCCCTACATCTCGGGCTGGCAGCAGGCGCCCGCCTCTGCCGGGGACACGGACTTCCGCCTCCACCTGCAGCTGTTCTCCATCCGCCGGGCGGAGAACAAGCTCAAGTATCTGGCCGGCTCGGAGTCCGGGGTGGGCGTGTTCATCAATGACATTCCGCCGGAGCAGATCGCTCAGCGGCTGCGCGAATCGGGAGGGACGACGTGA
- a CDS encoding DeoR/GlpR family DNA-binding transcription regulator, with translation MLAAQRQTRITEIVQSRGAVSVTELVDQFGVSDMTIRRDLDALAGRGLVVKVHGGAVLSQTRRTEEPGFEVKSVQMEAEKASVADEAAQLVQPGTSVALSAGTTTWALARRLRAVEDLTVVTNSTRISDVFQADPRPDRTVILTGGVRTPSDALVGPLAAASLRTLHVDLAFLGAHGVAVPEGFTTPNFLEAETNRALLATAQRRIVLADHSKWGVLGISTFAELADVDTVILDDALSEEAAAALRDHIDEVILVGPRPLRREHR, from the coding sequence ATGCTGGCAGCTCAGCGTCAGACCCGCATCACCGAGATCGTCCAGAGCCGAGGAGCCGTCAGCGTCACCGAACTGGTGGATCAGTTCGGCGTCTCCGACATGACCATCCGGCGTGACCTCGACGCGCTCGCCGGACGTGGCCTGGTCGTCAAGGTCCACGGCGGCGCCGTGCTCAGTCAGACGCGCCGCACCGAGGAGCCCGGCTTCGAGGTCAAGTCGGTGCAGATGGAGGCGGAGAAGGCGTCCGTGGCCGACGAAGCAGCCCAGCTGGTCCAGCCCGGCACGTCCGTGGCGCTCTCTGCCGGCACCACCACCTGGGCGCTGGCCCGCCGGCTGCGCGCCGTGGAGGACCTCACCGTGGTCACCAACTCCACGCGCATCTCCGACGTCTTCCAGGCCGACCCCCGGCCGGACCGCACGGTGATCCTCACCGGCGGAGTCCGCACTCCCTCAGACGCCCTGGTGGGCCCCCTGGCGGCGGCCTCGCTGCGCACCCTGCATGTCGACCTGGCCTTCCTGGGCGCCCACGGGGTCGCCGTTCCGGAGGGGTTCACCACCCCCAACTTCCTCGAGGCCGAGACCAACCGGGCGCTGCTCGCCACCGCCCAGCGCCGGATCGTCCTGGCGGACCACAGCAAGTGGGGGGTGCTGGGCATCTCCACCTTCGCCGAACTGGCCGACGTCGACACCGTCATCCTCGACGACGCCCTCTCCGAGGAGGCGGCCGCCGCCCTGCGCGACCACATCGACGAGGTCATCCTCGTCGGACCCCGCCCACTCAGGAGAGAGCACCGGTGA